One stretch of Triticum dicoccoides isolate Atlit2015 ecotype Zavitan unplaced genomic scaffold, WEW_v2.0 scaffold201385, whole genome shotgun sequence DNA includes these proteins:
- the LOC119345051 gene encoding uncharacterized protein LOC119345051, protein MDSSTKLFHEWEIQILVLLSFTLQLFLFFAVRLRRQSSSGFLRLSTWAAYLGADLAAVYALGYLSKRQYDTTETNILTRNQPLAIFWAPFLLIHLGGQDTITAFAMEDNNLWSRHLLNLVTQVVIALYVFWKSIGKHSANLLLAGSFVFVAGIIKYGERTWSLKCGSLKSLESTDAKSYRKKLPEGISDDDGFVRAALDSMHHTIDILSERSMFGSKREELAEIDKTDQVIRMVKLQLGMMYDDLYTKALVFTTRSGVILRCISQASIIVAFALFLANDKERYNKADTVITYSLFAGCFFLEVCSIFVSMMSPWTWTWLKIHKWDTLAWLSWFVFRWDIGYPRMEQRWPNAIGQYNFHGWVTNSNLQPRTHSQRIMMVFRKFVGLFGVQKRKIFWMSKLLDTEYMDADNMIVEYVVKEISLLNSESDDDKAQGWQSISSLVKTAMNNCLKDFGYSIVVMHLFTEAHLEQYVSFHSDIETNRPRADVPFGLMEVCRKLSNYMMYLLVHHPSMLPLSMSATASFDNFHKPENAENACDELELKASKETLEELARMWTRLLVYAAGKSRAAMHAAQLSGGGELITFAWLLMAHMEMGDTGSKRFHLTTDDFHAETNLTN, encoded by the coding sequence ATGGACAGTTCGACCAAACTATTCCATGAGTGGGAAATCCAGATACTTGTGCTACTCAGCTTCACACTACAATTGTTCCTCTTCTTTGCTGTCAGGCTTCGGCGCCAAAGTAGCAGTGGGTTCCTGAGACTCTCCACCTGGGCAGCTTACTTAGGGGCAGATTTGGCAGCAGTTTATGCACTGGGCTATCTCTCAAAGCGTCAATATGACACCACAGAAACAAACATACTTACAAGAAACCAACCACTAGCTATCTTTTGGGCACCATTTCTTCTCATCCATCTTGGCGGGCAGGACACCATTACTGCTTTCGCCATGGAGGACAACAACTTGTGGTCGAGGCATCTGTTGAATCTGGTGACGCAAGTTGTCATAGCTTTATATGTTTTCTGGAAATCCATCGGAAAACACAGTGCGAACCTTCTACTTGCGGGTAGCTTTGTGTTTGTTGCTGGAATTATCAAGTATGGAGAAAGAACATGGTCTCTCAAGTGTGGCAGCCTTAAAAGTCTGGAGAGCACAGATGCAAAAAGTTACAGAAAAAAATTGCCCGAAGGAATCTCGGATGATGATGGGTTTGTCCGTGCTGCTCTGGATTCCATGCATCATACCATTGATATCTTATCCGAGCGTAGCATGTTTGGTTCCAAAAGAGAAGAATTAGCGGAGATAGACAAAACTGACCAAGTGATTCGGATGGTCAAGCTGCAGCTTGGAATGATGTATGATGATCTCTACACCAAGGCCCTTGTGTTCACCACTCGGAGCGGAGTTATACTTAGGTGCATCTCTCAGGCATCTATTATTGTTGCTTTTGCACTCTTCCTTGCAAATGACAAAGAGAGGTATAACAAAGCTGACACTGTCATTACCTATTCATTGTTTGCCGGGTGCTTTTTCCTAGAAGTCTGTTCAATATTTGTTTCCATGATGTCACCTTGGACATGGACATGGTTGAAGATTCACAAGTGGGACACACTTGCCTGGTTATCGTGGTTTGTCTTTCGTTGGGACATCGGATACCCAAGGATGGAACAGCGGTGGCCAAATGCGATTGGACAGTACAACTTCCATGGTTGGGTGACTAACAGCAACCTGCAGCCAAGAACACACAGTCAACGAATAATGATGGTATTCAGAAAGTTTGTGGGTTTGTTTGGTGTCCAAAAGAGGAAAATATTTTGGATGAGCAAGTTATTAGACACTGAGTACATGGATGCAGATAACATGATTGTGGAGTATGTTGTAAAAGAGATTAGTCTCTTAAATTCTGAATCCGACGACGATAAAGCCCAAGGATGGCAGAGCATTAGCTCCCTGGTGAAAACAGCAATGAACAATTGCCTTAAAGATTTTGGTTATAGTATTGTTGTGATGCATCTATTCACTGAGGCACATCTTGAACAATATGTTTCTTTCCATTCTGACATAGAGACAAATCGTCCAAGGGCAGATGTACCTTTTGGTCTGATGGAGGTATGCCGGAAACTTTCAAACTACATGATGTACCTTTTGGTTCACCACCCTTCCATGCTGCCGCTATCTATGAGCGCGACAGCTAGCTTCGATAACTTTCACAAACCTGAAAATGCTGAAAATGCCTGTGATGAATTGGAGTTGAAGGCAAGCAAGGAAACACTAGAGGAGTTAGCACGCATGTGGACGCGGCTCCTTGTTTACGCTGCGGGCAAGTCGAGGGCGGCGATGCATGCTGCGCAGCTGAGCGGCGGAGGAGAGCTCATCACGTTTGCCTGGCTACTCATGGCCCACATGGAGATGGGGGATACTGGCAGTAAAAGATTCCATCTTACCACTGATGATTTCCATGCGGAAACAAACTTGACGAATTGA